The following proteins come from a genomic window of Blattabacterium cuenoti:
- the menD gene encoding 2-succinyl-5-enolpyruvyl-6-hydroxy-3-cyclohexene-1-carboxylic-acid synthase — translation MYSNKKVVQSLGVILKAKSIFNIIISPGSRNAPIIIHFTQQKQFTTYSIVDERCAGFFALGIAQQIRKPVVISCTSGSAVVNYYPAITEAFYQNIPLILVTADRPQKIIYIFEGQSIHQKNIFQKHVETSVQLTEDESESGIWYNDLLMNESINKCISTSKPIHINIPFSEPLYGTTSHLKVKPKIIKTIPVKNYVEIYGYKKEQYIWKKYEKKMILLGLYYTEKNTEKILRKLSLDPSIVIFTETTSHVYGKKFFSSIDLLIYNMNPREWMNFKPHILLTIGINIISKKIKFLLRKYPPIYHWHIGENYDNYPDTYYKLTTYWPIHPESFLKIFHNSNNRSILSSNYRKKWEKLKKEKIKKHKCFFKKEKSFSDLNVLFFVFKSIPNHTILQLGNSMIIRYYQLFYEKKHSIKSYCNRGTSGIDGCVSTAVGSATIRKKTVTLIVGDISFFYDSNALWNNYIPKNFRIILINNGGGNIFRFISEEKIPENIFHFFETKHIFSAKKICEMYHWKYEVASDPDTLKNSLSCFWKKTNQPCLLEINTKKSNNDKILKKYLSYLS, via the coding sequence ACTACTTATAGTATTGTAGATGAACGATGTGCAGGTTTTTTTGCTTTAGGAATAGCTCAACAAATAAGAAAACCTGTAGTTATTAGTTGTACTTCTGGTTCTGCCGTTGTAAATTATTATCCTGCCATTACAGAGGCTTTTTATCAAAATATTCCACTTATTTTAGTAACTGCAGATAGACCCCAAAAAATTATATATATATTTGAAGGACAATCCATTCATCAGAAAAATATATTTCAAAAACATGTAGAAACTTCTGTTCAATTAACAGAAGATGAATCTGAATCAGGAATATGGTATAATGATCTATTGATGAATGAATCTATAAACAAATGTATTTCTACAAGTAAACCTATCCATATTAATATCCCATTTTCAGAACCACTTTATGGTACCACAAGTCATTTAAAAGTAAAACCTAAGATTATAAAAACCATACCTGTTAAAAATTATGTTGAAATATATGGTTATAAAAAAGAACAGTATATATGGAAAAAATATGAAAAAAAAATGATCCTGTTAGGATTGTATTATACAGAAAAAAATACGGAAAAAATTTTAAGAAAATTAAGCTTAGATCCTTCCATTGTCATTTTTACAGAAACAACATCTCATGTATATGGAAAAAAATTTTTTTCAAGTATTGATCTACTTATTTATAATATGAATCCTAGAGAATGGATGAATTTTAAACCTCACATTTTATTAACCATTGGTATCAATATTATATCCAAAAAAATAAAATTTCTTTTAAGAAAATATCCTCCAATATATCATTGGCATATAGGAGAAAATTATGACAATTATCCGGATACCTATTATAAATTAACGACTTATTGGCCTATTCATCCAGAATCATTTTTAAAAATTTTTCATAATTCTAATAATAGATCTATTCTTTCTTCAAATTACAGGAAAAAATGGGAAAAATTGAAAAAAGAAAAAATCAAAAAACATAAATGTTTTTTCAAAAAAGAAAAAAGTTTTTCAGATTTAAACGTTTTATTCTTCGTATTCAAATCTATACCCAATCATACCATTCTACAATTAGGAAATAGTATGATTATAAGATACTATCAACTTTTTTATGAAAAAAAACATTCTATTAAATCTTATTGTAATCGTGGGACTTCAGGAATAGATGGATGTGTTTCAACTGCTGTAGGTTCTGCTACAATAAGAAAAAAAACTGTAACATTAATTGTTGGAGACATAAGTTTTTTTTATGATAGTAATGCTTTATGGAATAATTATATTCCAAAAAACTTTCGTATTATACTTATTAATAATGGAGGAGGAAATATTTTTAGATTTATTTCGGAAGAAAAAATTCCTGAAAATATATTTCATTTTTTTGAAACAAAACATATTTTTTCTGCAAAAAAAATATGCGAAATGTATCATTGGAAATACGAAGTAGCATCCGATCCGGATACTTTAAAAAATAGTTTATCATGTTTTTGGAAAAAAACAAATCAACCTTGTTTATTGGAAATAAATACTAAAAAATCTAATAATGATAAGATTTTGAAAAAATATTTATCTTATCTATCCTGA
- a CDS encoding SanA/YdcF family protein: MHGGGINAYFKYRIDAAYFLFRHKKVRYIIVSGDNREKNYNEPKMMKKELIKKGIPSHFIYEDFYGISTLHSVLRVHKVFHQKKFTIISQKFHNERAIFIGNCLGLDVIGFNAKSMISFDRKIELREVFARIKALWDVSCYFYIKSG, from the coding sequence GGAGGAGGAATTAACGCTTATTTTAAGTATAGAATAGATGCCGCTTATTTTCTTTTCCGTCATAAAAAAGTACGTTATATCATTGTAAGTGGAGATAACAGAGAAAAAAATTATAATGAACCAAAAATGATGAAAAAAGAATTAATTAAAAAAGGGATTCCTTCTCATTTTATATATGAAGATTTTTATGGAATTAGTACATTACATTCTGTTTTAAGAGTTCATAAAGTTTTTCATCAAAAAAAATTTACGATTATATCTCAAAAATTTCATAATGAAAGAGCTATTTTTATTGGAAATTGTTTGGGCCTCGATGTAATTGGATTTAATGCTAAAAGTATGATTTCTTTTGATAGAAAAATAGAACTTAGAGAAGTTTTTGCAAGAATTAAAGCCTTATGGGATGTTTCTTGTTATTTCTATATAAAATCAGGATAG